ATTTCATTATATAACTTGGAAAAATTCTTTTTTAAGAATGACTTGGAGTATGATGCCAAGAATTGTATCCTGCGACGGGAATTATATGCTTCCGGAAAATCGAGAGCGTTTATCAACGATTCGCCTGTCTCACTCAATATCTTGAAAGAATTAGGTAGCCGGCTGATCGATATTCATTCCCAACATCAAAATTTGTTACTAGGCGATAATCGTTTCCAACTGAAGGTAACCGATGCTATGGCTGAGAATGATATTCTCCTGATTCTTTATAAGAAAGAATACAGTCGTTATATGGGTTTAAGACGGGAACTAAAAGACCTTATAGATAAGGCCTCCCGTGCGCGGCAGGAAGAAGATTATATTCGCTTCCAGCTTGAACAATTAATGGAAGCGAACCTTCGGGAAGGAGAACAGGAAGAATTGGAACAGGAACAAGAAACTCTTTCGCATGCTGAAGAAATCAAAGGCTCTCTTTATAAAATAACGCAAACACTGCAAGGCGACGAAGAGATAGGCGTAGTTCAAATGATTAAAAGCGCTTTATCTATTGCCGATTCTTTGGAGCGTTATTACCCCAAAGCAAAAGAAATTGCCGAACGTCTCCGTTCGGCCTATATAGACTTGAATGATTTAGCCGGCGATGCGGATTCACAGAAAGAGGATGTAGAATTTAACCCGCAACGTTTGGATTGGGTTAACGAGCGTTTGAATGAACTTTATAGCTTAGAACAGAAACATCGTGTAAGTAAGGTGGAAGAATTGATTGAACTACGTAATAATTTGCAGATTCGCCTTTCAGCTATTGACTCATACGACGAACAAATAGGGCAAATGAAGCTCCGGATCAAGGAATCGCGAAAAGAGTTGTTACAACAAGCTAGTGTAATCAGTGCACAACGGCGTCAAGCAGGTAAAATTATTTCAGAACAGTTAGTATCTATGATTGCGCCGTTAGGTATGCCTAATACTCGTTTTGAGGTTCAATTTATGTCTAAGCAAGAACCGGATGCCGACGGGATGGATGAAATCAGTTTTATGTTTTCGGCTAATAAAAATGCAGATTTGCAGCCGGTAGCCCAAACTGCTTCCGGTGGTGAAATATCCCGGCTTATGCTTTGTATCAAGGCTATGATAGCCGGAACAACAGCTCTTCCTACTATCATTTTTGATGAGGTAGATACAGGAGTCTCCGGTGATATTGCGGATAAAATGGGAGATATTATGCAGGAGCTTGGTACTAAAATGCAGGTAATTACAATTACTCATTTACCTCAAATTGCAGCAAAAGGAAAAGAGCATTACTTTGTTTATAAAGAGGATGTAGACGACCGTACAGCTACGCGCATTAAAAGGCTTTCCAAGGAAGAACGGATAAAAGAAGTGGCTCGTATGCTAAGTGGTTCTGCTCTTACGAATGCTGCTATAGCCAATGCGAAAGTCTTGCTTAGAAAAAATTAGGCAGGTATGTATAAAAAAGTAGGCGTAGCCTTTCGTATGAAAGCTACGCCCTGAAATATTATTAATTATAAGTAATCAGTAATATTTTTCTTCATATACCGTTATTGTTAAACGGGAAGAGCTTTTACCAGAATTGTTCCGGTCAATACGGGTAAACATCGGGGTGGGTAATTTAGCCTTTTTCCCCTCTTCTCTTTTTGCACTGTACTTGCATCCTAATGGATAGCAATCGGAAACATAGGGCAAAGAAGAATAGCTAACGTTGACAACATTTTTCATATTTCCCCTCCTTTGTTTTAGGATACTGTAAAAGTACAAATATTTTGCCGGATAAATTGTCTCTTTTCCTAATAAAATTACTCTCAATTAAATTTTTTTATTAGAAAGTATATCCTAAGTTTAGATAGAATCCCACTTTGTCTGCTTGGTTGGAATAACTTAATATAGCATCTATAGGGCCAAACATACTATTGTATGAATATCCTACCCCTGTACCCCATACATATTTTCCTTGAGGAAGATTGAAAAAATTATTATCATGAGCAGCCAGATTGCCTATAGTGGAAAAGTAGTGATTGCTCCCTACGCGGTACCGAAATTGTACTTTTGCTACTAATAAAGATTTATCCATTATTTCGGCATGATTTATTCCGATAAAGGGAAGTTGTTGCGAAAAATATTTTCCAAAGCCCATTCCCCCTATTACATTCAAGTATTGGTAAGCCACTGTGTGTCCGATCAGGGTGCGTCCGTAAAGGGAAGGAATTATATTGAACCGGGGAGTACATCGGATAGGAGCTAAAAATTCCAGACTTAAGGCAGAAAAAGGAGAACCCCCTTTGTAAGAGGTCATATTATCCGTATACAGAGAGTAATCTGCCTGTAATCCTATTCCTTTTGTTGGAAAGTACCTGCTATCTAATGTTTCTAACTTTGCCTGGGCAAAATAACTTAAAAATCCTTCCGGTTTAATATGGATGTTCGGTTCATTTTCTGAAGCCAACATCGTATTGTAATTAAAGTGTTCGTAGCGTAACCCCAATTGGAATTTGAAATTTTGCCAGTAAATATCTGTAATTCCGGCTTCGAGAGTATGACGTCGGAAAGTTACATTGTTTGTTTTATTACCCTTTGTATATAAGTCTACATCGTTATAATTGAACATATATCCGATATTTAGCCGTTTGAAAAAAGAATTGTCTATGGAATAGTCTAGCCGAACATAGGGGTTTTGGCTGGCTCGTCCGGTAAGGGCAAGCATAGAATTATATTTGGTATTGAGATTGAGTGAGATGTTAAGTAGCAATGCGGCTACCTCTTCCGTATCGAAACGTACTCCAAAATTCAAGCTGCTAATAGGCAAGGGCGTAACTCGAAGGTATAAATCATACTCCGGACCGTTTTCCAATTCGTATGTGATGCCTGAATAAGCTTTAGTTCCGTATAAGATGTTGATTGCTTTTCGTAAATCCTGCATGGGAATTTGGTTATGTTCAGCCAAGCCACTTTTTTTCAAGAGCCATTTTTGATCTTTTTTAGGGACACCCTCAAAGTGGATATTGCGGATATAGATACTGTCTTGTGCTCTATAGGGGTTACGGAAGGGAAGAGATGGGTTTTCAGCAATACCTATTTTCTTTTTTAACTGAATTAAGTTATCCCATTGTAAACGTGCTGCTCGTTCGCCCCGGATTAAGAATGTATCTACATCGGCTTTGGAAAAGCTGGCGGCATTATAGGCTGAAAGTTCAGGATGAATATATATATCCAGAAGTTTCTTATTGGCTTCTAAACCGTTCATACTATATGT
The genomic region above belongs to Parabacteroides pacaensis and contains:
- a CDS encoding patatin-like phospholipase family protein; the protein is MKQIITLLFILIISATTVAQTSVPPRKKVAVVLSGGGAKGISHIGILKVLEEAGIPIDYVVGTSMGSIVGGLYSIGYTPQMLDSLARAQDWLFLLTDRLERPALSFPEKEKADKYLLTLPINKDKKKLIPAGLIKGQNIYSLFCDLTVGYHQSTDFTKFPIPFACVATDIVSGKPIVLNKGNLPRAMRASMAIPGVFTPVQMDSMLLIDGGIVNNFPCDVARAMGADIIIGVNVLGDRRTLERLNTASDIIGQIIDTYSMNGLEANKKLLDIYIHPELSAYNAASFSKADVDTFLIRGERAARLQWDNLIQLKKKIGIAENPSLPFRNPYRAQDSIYIRNIHFEGVPKKDQKWLLKKSGLAEHNQIPMQDLRKAINILYGTKAYSGITYELENGPEYDLYLRVTPLPISSLNFGVRFDTEEVAALLLNISLNLNTKYNSMLALTGRASQNPYVRLDYSIDNSFFKRLNIGYMFNYNDVDLYTKGNKTNNVTFRRHTLEAGITDIYWQNFKFQLGLRYEHFNYNTMLASENEPNIHIKPEGFLSYFAQAKLETLDSRYFPTKGIGLQADYSLYTDNMTSYKGGSPFSALSLEFLAPIRCTPRFNIIPSLYGRTLIGHTVAYQYLNVIGGMGFGKYFSQQLPFIGINHAEIMDKSLLVAKVQFRYRVGSNHYFSTIGNLAAHDNNFFNLPQGKYVWGTGVGYSYNSMFGPIDAILSYSNQADKVGFYLNLGYTF
- the recN gene encoding DNA repair protein RecN; protein product: MLKSLFIQNFVLIDNLDISFDKGLSVITGETGAGKSIILGALSLVLGSRADGKSIKKDSDKCVIEVTFDISLYNLEKFFFKNDLEYDAKNCILRRELYASGKSRAFINDSPVSLNILKELGSRLIDIHSQHQNLLLGDNRFQLKVTDAMAENDILLILYKKEYSRYMGLRRELKDLIDKASRARQEEDYIRFQLEQLMEANLREGEQEELEQEQETLSHAEEIKGSLYKITQTLQGDEEIGVVQMIKSALSIADSLERYYPKAKEIAERLRSAYIDLNDLAGDADSQKEDVEFNPQRLDWVNERLNELYSLEQKHRVSKVEELIELRNNLQIRLSAIDSYDEQIGQMKLRIKESRKELLQQASVISAQRRQAGKIISEQLVSMIAPLGMPNTRFEVQFMSKQEPDADGMDEISFMFSANKNADLQPVAQTASGGEISRLMLCIKAMIAGTTALPTIIFDEVDTGVSGDIADKMGDIMQELGTKMQVITITHLPQIAAKGKEHYFVYKEDVDDRTATRIKRLSKEERIKEVARMLSGSALTNAAIANAKVLLRKN